One Paenibacillus sp. FSL H7-0737 DNA segment encodes these proteins:
- a CDS encoding YhcN/YlaJ family sporulation lipoprotein, which translates to MMRSKISMSVSAALLLGLVSITGCGTNTAGKTNVQTNSVRGVNDGRIGVNSVRGGTMGTHNITKMEVSQELADRIAAMPEVRTANVMLAGKNAYVAVTLHDTTTGLRAKGTTSYRAKSSTVPHNYGPTGVMSGTGRVKIGRDGMNDTGAVTNGTNGTLRGTVNTVPGTTSTGPATLGMGTHRNGTTGMGSLGTGTGTTGTRTHTYNNGPLLNSNGSKRDVNMGMGIGNGMGLGTRNATGTGTGMTDGLGTGMGIRSTTPNYTNSTHGTNYRSNSTHMNSTHSTHMNNTNNTMNMKETDTVTKEIKAKIAAEVKKHDATIKDVYVSANPDFVERVNVYAEEARAGHPIKGFVDEFRTMVERIFPTRNY; encoded by the coding sequence ATGATGCGATCCAAGATCAGCATGTCAGTCTCAGCCGCATTACTTCTAGGCTTGGTGAGTATTACAGGGTGTGGGACGAACACGGCAGGAAAGACTAATGTGCAAACTAATAGTGTCCGGGGGGTAAATGACGGACGTATCGGTGTAAACTCCGTGCGCGGAGGAACAATGGGTACGCATAATATTACAAAAATGGAGGTCAGTCAGGAGCTTGCTGATCGTATTGCTGCTATGCCTGAAGTTCGCACTGCGAACGTAATGCTGGCAGGTAAAAATGCGTATGTCGCTGTAACGTTACATGATACAACTACTGGTCTTCGAGCCAAAGGTACTACATCTTATCGAGCCAAATCGTCTACAGTTCCTCACAATTATGGACCGACTGGAGTAATGTCGGGTACAGGAAGAGTGAAAATAGGACGCGATGGAATGAATGATACAGGGGCCGTAACGAATGGAACGAACGGAACCTTAAGAGGCACTGTGAATACAGTTCCTGGTACAACAAGCACTGGACCTGCAACACTTGGCATGGGTACTCACAGAAATGGAACAACCGGAATGGGAAGTTTGGGAACAGGTACTGGAACGACTGGGACAAGAACCCATACTTATAATAATGGACCTCTGCTGAATAGCAACGGTTCGAAACGTGATGTCAATATGGGGATGGGTATTGGTAACGGAATGGGCCTGGGAACCAGAAATGCAACCGGAACCGGGACAGGAATGACAGATGGTTTAGGGACTGGAATGGGTATTCGCAGTACCACTCCAAACTACACCAATAGTACGCATGGTACGAATTACAGAAGTAATTCGACTCACATGAACAGTACTCATTCGACTCACATGAACAATACAAATAACACTATGAATATGAAAGAAACAGATACAGTAACTAAAGAAATTAAAGCGAAAATCGCTGCTGAAGTTAAAAAACATGATGCAACGATTAAGGATGTATATGTATCAGCAAACCCAGACTTTGTTGAGCGTGTTAACGTTTATGCAGAAGAGGCCCGTGCGGGTCATCCAATCAAGGGTTTTGTGGATGAATTCCGAACGATGGTTGAACGAATTTTCCCAACACGTAATTATTAA
- a CDS encoding glycosyltransferase family 4 protein, producing MKVLFTFYIPSGGVETLNKLRCESLQRNGIECHVLYLMPGSGSQNKANFPVFISSIDEEIKEVLETHNYDAIIVTSDYLLLKRLRELGYGGILIYESQGLGKRSHAEDLIKDAIPYFRSYCNAVLIPPTDHLLELFIEICPWLHRYVIPNIVDVQSFQHIPAEPPADPVIAWVGRLESNKNWREYLRIAHQIRLHKPNLHLWMFHDPELATEDQKQLFQEELQTLGLNDRLSTFTNIPNHVMPIYYSSIANSGGFLLSTSVTEGFGYAVAEAICCTCPVLSTDSDGVRSFIVHNISGKFYPLGNIQTAVNEGLELMNNMPMRNALRQQGRNYMVSRYGTEKYAQSFREMMNSFAIF from the coding sequence ATGAAAGTTTTATTCACGTTTTATATACCGAGTGGCGGGGTGGAGACTTTAAATAAACTGCGGTGCGAGAGTCTCCAGCGTAATGGGATCGAATGTCATGTTTTATATCTAATGCCTGGTTCAGGAAGCCAGAATAAGGCTAACTTTCCGGTCTTCATTTCCTCTATAGATGAGGAGATTAAAGAAGTACTTGAGACACATAACTATGATGCCATTATTGTTACATCCGATTATTTATTGCTTAAGCGTCTGCGTGAGCTCGGTTATGGCGGTATTTTGATATACGAATCTCAAGGACTTGGAAAACGGAGTCATGCGGAAGATCTAATTAAAGACGCTATTCCTTATTTCCGCTCCTACTGTAATGCTGTCTTAATCCCACCAACGGATCATTTACTGGAGCTGTTTATTGAAATCTGTCCATGGCTACATCGGTATGTCATTCCCAACATTGTTGATGTTCAGTCCTTCCAGCACATCCCTGCTGAGCCTCCCGCTGATCCGGTCATCGCTTGGGTCGGGCGTCTGGAAAGCAACAAAAATTGGCGCGAATATTTGAGAATTGCCCATCAAATTCGCCTTCACAAACCAAACCTTCATTTATGGATGTTTCATGATCCTGAACTAGCCACAGAGGATCAAAAGCAGCTCTTCCAAGAAGAATTGCAAACCTTAGGTCTAAATGACCGTCTGAGTACCTTTACCAATATTCCAAATCATGTGATGCCGATTTATTATTCCTCGATAGCCAATTCTGGTGGGTTTCTGTTATCCACCTCGGTTACAGAGGGATTTGGATATGCCGTTGCGGAAGCCATTTGCTGCACTTGTCCCGTACTTAGCACGGATTCCGACGGCGTTAGATCTTTTATTGTGCATAATATTTCAGGTAAATTTTATCCTCTTGGCAACATCCAAACGGCCGTCAATGAAGGGCTAGAGCTAATGAACAATATGCCAATGCGAAATGCACTCCGCCAGCAAGGAAGAAATTATATGGTTTCACGTTACGGTACGGAAAAATATGCGCAGTCTTTTCGTGAAATGATGAACTCCTTTGCCATCTTCTAA
- a CDS encoding glycosyltransferase family 4 protein, which yields MKLIFPVLTLTRGGAQRMLTELANRLTEMGHEVTILLPSDGVVEYEMKCKLIYAQEGELAASDFPAGDVIISNFYTTVEVSQRASEEGKGIHVRLALCYEPTFLPDNSRSFSSYNIAPNLLVLSHWQQGIVQMNHGIKGRIVPIGVGPVFKNTKIRDRNKRLVISAIMRKPEGGFSAHREQDYLLQQLNKVKAHHPEVEIYLISPPGEQAESATLQALVNDERYQIRTPANDTELCFHYSESDIFVSSSTYDTGSLPGIEAMRCGAALVTVYAGGNKEYCTHGHNCLMSYRFENRLADDIITLIRDPSLRRRLARKGEEVSQDFTWEKSTRIFQNMLFEIVSRNPS from the coding sequence ATGAAATTAATATTTCCTGTTCTAACTCTAACTAGGGGCGGGGCGCAGCGTATGCTCACGGAGCTGGCTAATCGTCTGACAGAAATGGGTCATGAAGTGACGATCCTCTTACCCAGTGATGGTGTCGTAGAATACGAGATGAAATGTAAACTGATCTATGCACAAGAAGGAGAACTGGCAGCAAGCGATTTTCCTGCAGGAGATGTGATTATCTCCAACTTCTATACCACAGTCGAAGTATCACAGCGGGCAAGTGAAGAGGGGAAAGGCATTCATGTTCGATTGGCGCTTTGTTATGAGCCTACCTTTTTACCTGACAATAGCCGTTCTTTTTCATCGTATAATATTGCACCTAACCTACTGGTTCTATCACACTGGCAACAAGGAATTGTCCAGATGAACCATGGGATTAAAGGGAGAATCGTACCGATCGGGGTAGGTCCTGTTTTTAAAAATACGAAAATCCGTGATCGTAATAAAAGGCTGGTAATTTCCGCGATTATGCGCAAACCAGAGGGCGGATTCTCAGCTCACCGTGAGCAGGATTATTTACTTCAGCAATTAAACAAGGTTAAAGCCCACCATCCAGAGGTTGAAATATATTTAATTTCTCCTCCCGGAGAACAAGCGGAATCTGCAACGCTACAAGCCCTAGTGAACGACGAACGTTACCAAATAAGAACTCCAGCGAATGATACAGAACTTTGTTTCCACTATAGTGAGAGCGACATTTTTGTAAGTTCGAGTACGTATGATACAGGTTCGTTACCAGGGATTGAGGCTATGCGTTGTGGTGCAGCGCTCGTTACGGTTTACGCCGGTGGGAATAAGGAATATTGTACACATGGTCATAACTGTTTAATGTCCTACCGGTTTGAGAATCGGCTTGCAGATGACATTATAACCTTAATCAGAGACCCGTCTTTACGCCGTCGATTGGCTCGTAAGGGTGAAGAGGTTTCACAGGATTTCACTTGGGAAAAAAGTACTCGAATATTTCAAAATATGTTATTTGAGATTGTATCAAGAAATCCATCTTAG
- a CDS encoding glycosyltransferase, translating to MSEEPKVSVIIPFYNCPYVDLAIQSVLEQSYSNIEIIVIDDGSTLWMEKLEPFKDKIIYIRKSNGGTASALNKGIGVATGTYFAWLSADDLFHPNKINRQMQMLKITDTLFNYTAYYYVNEQGGRISETISMIFDSRTQFIETMMLGCPVNGSTVLLHMDIFRTVGKFNEKLLYTQDYDLWLRILPYYTWSYIEEPLLDYRVHNEMGSVIHKEEQKKEIEQVQARHRRVLSRLLQKERGK from the coding sequence ATGAGTGAAGAACCTAAAGTGTCGGTGATCATTCCTTTTTATAACTGTCCATATGTGGATCTCGCCATCCAAAGCGTCTTGGAACAAAGTTATTCGAACATAGAGATCATTGTAATCGATGATGGATCTACTCTTTGGATGGAGAAGCTTGAGCCCTTCAAGGATAAGATTATTTATATACGAAAAAGCAATGGAGGAACCGCCTCCGCGCTAAACAAAGGTATAGGAGTGGCTACCGGAACTTATTTTGCCTGGCTAAGTGCTGACGATTTATTTCATCCGAATAAAATCAATCGCCAGATGCAAATGCTCAAGATCACAGATACTTTGTTTAATTATACAGCCTATTATTATGTAAACGAGCAGGGTGGGCGGATTTCAGAGACGATAAGTATGATTTTTGACAGCAGGACACAGTTTATTGAGACCATGATGTTAGGCTGTCCGGTGAATGGAAGTACGGTCCTTCTCCATATGGATATCTTCCGCACAGTAGGGAAATTTAATGAGAAATTGTTGTATACACAAGATTATGATCTATGGCTGCGTATTTTGCCGTATTATACATGGTCTTATATAGAGGAACCGCTGCTTGATTACCGAGTTCATAACGAAATGGGCTCAGTGATTCACAAAGAGGAGCAGAAAAAGGAGATTGAGCAGGTACAAGCAAGACATCGCCGGGTTCTATCACGCTTGTTGCAAAAGGAGAGAGGGAAATGA
- a CDS encoding class I SAM-dependent methyltransferase yields the protein MYREIKVNDFLPILLEQLKFCESILDIGSGTGTLLERYEAAVVLGLEIHRPYLLHREYKSPHIIPVHGDASHMDKLFLPKTFSAVTFIDSIEHFERKEGQRLLGMAERIAYNRVVVFTPRGFFPQEGTDHYHLQGEHYQKHRSGWEPEDFMELGYAVTVLKGFHHAQNPSFREAYGEGHAPVDALLACKTV from the coding sequence ATGTACCGGGAAATTAAAGTGAATGACTTTCTACCAATCTTATTGGAGCAGTTGAAATTCTGTGAAAGTATACTGGATATCGGCAGTGGCACCGGTACCCTGCTTGAACGGTATGAAGCCGCAGTTGTCCTAGGACTAGAAATTCACAGACCTTACCTACTGCATCGTGAATATAAATCACCTCACATTATTCCAGTGCATGGTGATGCTAGTCATATGGATAAATTATTTCTTCCTAAGACGTTCTCGGCAGTCACTTTTATCGATTCCATAGAACACTTTGAAAGGAAGGAAGGACAGAGATTACTCGGGATGGCCGAGAGAATCGCCTATAATCGTGTAGTCGTGTTTACACCTCGGGGTTTTTTTCCGCAGGAGGGAACGGACCATTATCACTTGCAAGGAGAACATTATCAAAAGCATCGGAGCGGATGGGAGCCCGAGGACTTTATGGAGCTGGGATATGCTGTAACTGTACTTAAAGGCTTTCATCATGCTCAAAATCCATCGTTTCGTGAGGCGTATGGTGAAGGCCATGCTCCGGTAGATGCCTTATTGGCTTGCAAAACAGTATAA